A genomic stretch from Chitinophaga agri includes:
- a CDS encoding cysteine hydrolase family protein: protein MEGKKIVIIDPQHDFTALEGFYAIKHKAIHQMRDALQRINNLLARTDKDAIMILRSDYRPDQFAPGQSICLPGTTGNQIDRDLAVDPTYTFITKTEHSAFKATAFTDYLKATKTTTLFICGFLAEYCVRQTALDALQGGYTVYLVEDCIGTGDDVQQRRMDMIEELQEKGARMINSTAL, encoded by the coding sequence ATGGAAGGAAAGAAAATAGTGATTATCGATCCACAGCATGACTTTACCGCATTAGAAGGTTTTTATGCGATAAAGCATAAAGCCATCCACCAGATGCGGGATGCCCTGCAACGAATCAACAACCTGCTCGCACGAACTGATAAAGATGCTATTATGATCCTTCGTTCCGACTACAGGCCGGACCAGTTTGCCCCCGGACAATCCATTTGTCTGCCAGGTACTACCGGTAATCAGATCGATCGTGACCTCGCTGTTGACCCAACGTACACATTTATCACCAAAACGGAACACAGCGCATTTAAGGCCACCGCCTTTACAGACTATCTGAAAGCAACAAAAACAACAACGCTTTTCATCTGTGGATTCCTTGCGGAATATTGTGTCAGACAGACAGCACTGGACGCATTACAAGGAGGCTATACAGTTTATCTGGTGGAGGACTGTATCGGAACAGGAGACGATGTACAACAGAGAAGGATGGATATGATTGAAGAATTACAGGAGAAAGGAGCGAGAATGATAAACAGTACTGCGCTATGA